A region from the Cellvibrio sp. PSBB006 genome encodes:
- the murG gene encoding undecaprenyldiphospho-muramoylpentapeptide beta-N-acetylglucosaminyltransferase, translating into MTDAQSLKVMIMAGGTGGHVFPALAVAEVLRQAGAQLMWLGTGRGIENRLVPAANIPLHLIRVEGVRGRGLSGLIKAPFLVGYAIAQAIGILRREQPDVVVGFGGFASGPGGVAARLLGKPLVIHEQNAIAGTTNRLLARFATRVLSAFNGAFAQAQVVGNPVRTAIAALPAPTVRYGERRAQKAKLHVLVLGGSLGAKAINEMMPEALAQLPSDSRPDVWHQTGKDHAQTTAALYEQQHVIARVEAFIDDMAAAYGWADVIVCRAGALTVSELMAAGVAAILIPLPSAIDDHQTHNAAILSSAGAGISMAQRELTPAKLAALLMTHINEPEQSMNMAEKARLLALPDAAETVANICVEVARG; encoded by the coding sequence ATGACAGATGCGCAATCGCTTAAGGTAATGATTATGGCTGGCGGTACCGGCGGTCATGTATTCCCTGCGTTGGCTGTTGCCGAGGTGTTGCGGCAGGCAGGCGCGCAGTTGATGTGGCTCGGGACGGGGCGCGGTATTGAAAATCGTTTGGTGCCGGCGGCGAATATTCCGCTGCATCTTATTCGTGTGGAAGGTGTGCGTGGCCGTGGATTATCCGGATTAATCAAGGCGCCGTTTTTGGTGGGTTATGCCATTGCTCAAGCCATCGGTATCTTGCGGCGTGAACAACCTGATGTGGTGGTGGGCTTTGGTGGCTTTGCTTCCGGACCGGGCGGTGTCGCTGCGCGATTGTTGGGAAAGCCTTTGGTCATTCATGAACAAAATGCGATTGCCGGGACCACCAATCGGTTGCTTGCACGTTTTGCAACGCGAGTGCTGTCTGCTTTTAACGGTGCATTTGCACAGGCACAGGTGGTAGGTAATCCAGTGCGTACGGCGATTGCCGCGCTACCGGCACCGACAGTCCGTTATGGGGAGCGTCGTGCACAAAAAGCAAAACTGCATGTGTTGGTGTTGGGTGGCAGCCTGGGTGCAAAAGCCATCAATGAAATGATGCCGGAAGCTCTGGCGCAATTGCCATCAGATTCGCGCCCGGACGTATGGCATCAAACCGGAAAAGATCATGCACAAACTACAGCGGCGCTGTATGAGCAACAACACGTGATCGCCAGAGTAGAGGCTTTTATTGACGATATGGCCGCTGCTTATGGTTGGGCGGATGTGATTGTGTGTCGAGCGGGTGCTTTGACGGTTTCAGAACTGATGGCTGCGGGTGTCGCTGCTATTTTAATTCCCTTGCCGTCGGCGATTGATGATCACCAAACCCATAACGCGGCAATTTTAAGTAGCGCCGGTGCCGGTATATCGATGGCCCAGCGCGAGCTCACACCGGCGAAATTGGCGGCGCTCTTGATGACCCATATCAATGAGCCGGAACAAAGTATGAACATGGCTGAAAAAGCGCGCCTGCTTGCGTTGCCTGATGCAGCAGAAACAGTAGCGAATATTTGTGTGGAGGTGGCGCGTGGATAA
- the murC gene encoding UDP-N-acetylmuramate--L-alanine ligase — translation MRRIRRIHFIGIGGAGMSGIAEVLLNQGYEISGSDIKESSVTARLVNKGAQVFIGHSASNVAGADVVVNSSAVAANNPEMIGARELRIPIVRRAEMLGELMRYRHGIAVAGTHGKTTTTSLMASILAAAKQDPTFIIGGLVNSTGTNAQLGGSRYLVAEADESDASFLHLQPMVAIVTNIDADHMDTYGGDFSKLKKTFIEFLHNLPFYGLAVLCGEDPVIRDIIPDIARPILTYGFDEHCDFRAINIQQNKMQSEFDVLRPGNEKPLHIRLNIPGIHNVLNATAVIAVATDEGISDEAIQQGLENFQGVGRRFQVYGNFPIGSGDAMLVDDYGHHPREVAAIIKAVRDGWPDRRLVMVYQPHRYTRTRDLYEDFVEVLSTVDALVMLEVYSAGEEVIPGADSRHLCRSIRARGVIEPIFVETVEGVPAIIKDLVKAGDIVITQGAGNVGVLSPELAKRNLQ, via the coding sequence ATGCGCCGTATCCGTCGCATTCATTTTATCGGCATCGGCGGTGCGGGGATGAGTGGCATTGCCGAAGTGTTGTTGAATCAGGGATATGAAATTTCCGGTTCGGATATTAAAGAATCCAGCGTGACAGCGCGTTTGGTAAATAAAGGTGCGCAGGTTTTCATCGGTCACAGTGCGAGCAATGTTGCCGGTGCTGATGTGGTGGTAAATTCCAGTGCAGTTGCGGCTAATAATCCGGAAATGATCGGCGCGCGCGAATTGCGCATTCCGATTGTTCGTCGCGCCGAAATGCTGGGTGAGTTGATGCGCTATCGCCATGGTATTGCCGTGGCCGGCACCCACGGTAAAACCACCACCACCAGTTTAATGGCCTCGATTCTGGCTGCTGCGAAACAGGACCCGACATTTATCATCGGCGGCTTGGTAAACAGTACCGGCACTAACGCGCAGTTGGGCGGTAGCCGTTATCTGGTCGCGGAAGCCGATGAAAGCGATGCATCCTTTTTGCATCTGCAGCCCATGGTCGCCATTGTGACCAATATCGACGCAGATCATATGGACACCTACGGTGGGGATTTTTCAAAACTGAAGAAAACTTTCATCGAATTTTTGCATAACTTGCCGTTCTACGGCTTGGCAGTGTTGTGCGGTGAGGACCCGGTGATTCGCGACATTATTCCCGATATTGCGCGTCCGATTCTCACCTACGGTTTTGACGAACATTGTGATTTCCGGGCGATCAACATTCAGCAAAACAAGATGCAGTCAGAGTTCGATGTACTGCGTCCAGGCAACGAAAAGCCTTTGCATATTCGCTTGAATATTCCCGGTATCCACAACGTGTTAAATGCGACGGCAGTGATTGCGGTGGCCACAGATGAAGGCATCAGCGATGAGGCAATTCAGCAGGGGCTGGAGAATTTCCAGGGTGTCGGTCGTCGCTTTCAGGTGTACGGCAATTTTCCTATTGGCAGTGGCGATGCCATGTTGGTGGATGACTACGGCCACCATCCGCGCGAAGTAGCCGCGATTATCAAAGCAGTACGGGACGGCTGGCCCGACCGGCGTCTGGTCATGGTTTACCAACCGCACCGCTATACGCGCACGCGGGATTTGTACGAAGATTTTGTTGAAGTGTTATCAACGGTAGATGCTCTGGTAATGCTCGAAGTTTATAGCGCGGGAGAGGAAGTTATTCCCGGTGCAGACAGTCGCCATCTGTGTCGCAGCATTCGCGCGCGCGGTGTGATTGAACCTATCTTTGTTGAAACCGTTGAAGGTGTTCCGGCCATCATCAAAGATCTGGTTAAAGCAGGCGATATTGTGATTACCCAAGGCGCGGGCAATGTGGGTGTGTTGTCCCCTGAATTAGCCAAGCGCAACTTGCAGTAG
- the ftsZ gene encoding cell division protein FtsZ — MFELVDSIQQSAVIKVIGVGGGGGNAVKHMIANNVDGVEFICANTDAQALKDIDARTVLQLGNSMTKGLGAGANPEVGRQAALEDRERIAEVLRGADMVFIAAGMGGGTGTGGAPVVAEVARDLGILTVAVVTKPFPFEGRKRMAIADAGIRELQERVDSLITIPNEKLLAVLGKSTSLLDAFKAANNVLLGAVQGIADLIIRPGMINVDFADVRTVMSEMGMAMMGTGRATGENRAREAAEAAIRSPLLEDVNLQGARGILVNITAGIDLSLGEYSEVGNTIEEFASADATVVVGTVIDPEMSNELRVTVVATGLGAAATAAVKETKPAPTKVIVDNTRRSNGQIDYSALDRPAHLRANSHSSAAVAPMAEKDLEYLDIPAFLRRQAD; from the coding sequence ATGTTTGAATTAGTCGATAGCATTCAACAAAGTGCAGTTATCAAAGTTATCGGTGTTGGTGGTGGTGGCGGTAACGCCGTCAAACACATGATTGCCAATAACGTTGATGGTGTGGAATTTATCTGTGCAAATACTGACGCGCAAGCGCTGAAAGATATTGATGCACGCACCGTGTTACAACTGGGTAACTCCATGACCAAAGGGCTGGGTGCAGGTGCTAACCCGGAGGTAGGCCGGCAGGCAGCGCTGGAAGATCGCGAGCGTATTGCTGAGGTCCTGCGCGGTGCTGATATGGTATTTATTGCCGCAGGCATGGGTGGTGGTACCGGTACTGGTGGTGCACCGGTAGTGGCCGAAGTTGCGCGCGACCTGGGAATTCTGACGGTTGCGGTGGTCACCAAACCCTTCCCGTTCGAAGGCCGCAAACGTATGGCTATTGCCGACGCCGGTATTCGTGAACTGCAGGAGCGCGTGGATTCGTTAATCACCATTCCCAATGAAAAATTGTTGGCGGTGTTGGGTAAGTCAACCAGCCTGCTTGATGCGTTTAAAGCCGCTAACAATGTATTGCTCGGCGCGGTGCAAGGTATTGCCGATCTGATTATCCGTCCCGGCATGATCAACGTCGACTTCGCTGACGTTCGCACCGTGATGTCTGAAATGGGCATGGCGATGATGGGCACCGGTCGTGCAACAGGTGAAAATCGCGCACGCGAAGCAGCCGAAGCGGCAATTCGCAGCCCGCTGCTGGAAGACGTTAATCTGCAAGGTGCGCGCGGTATTCTGGTAAATATCACTGCCGGTATTGATCTGTCGCTCGGCGAATACTCTGAAGTGGGTAACACTATTGAAGAATTTGCATCCGCTGATGCGACTGTAGTGGTTGGTACGGTAATCGATCCAGAGATGAGCAACGAGCTTCGCGTGACTGTTGTGGCAACTGGTTTGGGTGCGGCGGCTACCGCAGCGGTTAAAGAAACCAAACCTGCGCCCACAAAAGTCATCGTGGATAACACGCGTCGTTCCAATGGTCAGATTGATTACAGCGCATTGGATCGTCCGGCGCACTTGCGCGCCAACAGTCATTCTTCGGCGGCTGTTGCACCGATGGCAGAAAAGGATCTTGAATATCTCGATATTCCGGCATTCTTGCGTCGCCAGGCGGATTGA
- the ftsA gene encoding cell division protein FtsA — translation MANAGDNKMIVGLDIGTSKVVALVGAITPEGRLEIVGIGSHRSSGLKKGVVVNIESTVLSIQRAIEEAELMAGCQIHSVYAGIAGSHIRSLNSHGIVAIKDREVFPQDLDRVIDAAQAVAIPADQKILHILPQEFLIDDQDGVKEPLGMSGVRLEAKVHLVTCAVNAAQNIEKCIRRCGLEVEDIILEQLASSYAVLTDDEKELGVCVVDIGGGTTDIAIFKDGAIRHTGVIPIAGDQVTNDIAMALRTPTPNAEEIKIKYACALAKLTSPDETIKVPSVGDRQPRDLSRQALAEVVEPRYDELFTLVQSELRRSGYEDLIAAGIVLTGGTSKMEGVIELAEEIFHMPVRIGAPHAIRGLTDIVNNPIYSTGVGLLMYAMKQQQEGRGAAHHSREQQGSIISRLKKLFQSNF, via the coding sequence ATGGCAAATGCTGGTGACAACAAAATGATTGTTGGCCTGGATATAGGTACATCCAAGGTGGTGGCGCTTGTGGGGGCCATCACGCCCGAAGGACGCCTGGAAATTGTCGGTATCGGATCGCATCGCTCCAGCGGTTTGAAAAAAGGTGTGGTGGTAAATATCGAATCCACGGTGCTTTCGATCCAGCGCGCTATTGAAGAAGCGGAGTTGATGGCTGGTTGCCAGATTCACTCGGTCTACGCGGGTATCGCGGGCAGCCACATTCGCAGCCTGAATTCTCACGGTATCGTGGCGATCAAGGATCGTGAAGTGTTTCCGCAGGATCTGGATCGTGTAATTGATGCAGCACAGGCCGTGGCTATTCCAGCGGACCAGAAAATTCTGCACATCCTGCCGCAGGAATTTTTAATTGATGACCAGGACGGTGTGAAAGAGCCTTTGGGGATGTCCGGTGTGCGCCTGGAAGCAAAAGTGCATCTGGTGACTTGCGCAGTCAATGCGGCGCAAAATATTGAAAAATGTATTCGTCGGTGTGGTTTGGAAGTTGAAGATATTATCTTGGAACAATTGGCTTCAAGTTATGCCGTACTGACTGATGATGAAAAAGAATTGGGTGTTTGTGTGGTGGATATTGGCGGCGGTACCACTGACATTGCCATCTTTAAAGACGGTGCAATTCGCCATACGGGCGTGATCCCGATTGCCGGTGATCAGGTAACCAACGATATCGCTATGGCGCTGCGCACACCGACGCCTAATGCTGAAGAAATTAAAATTAAATATGCCTGCGCATTGGCAAAGTTAACCAGCCCGGATGAAACGATCAAAGTACCCAGTGTGGGAGATCGTCAACCACGCGATCTGTCCCGACAGGCATTGGCCGAAGTGGTGGAGCCGCGCTACGACGAATTGTTTACATTGGTGCAATCGGAATTGCGGCGCAGCGGTTATGAAGATTTGATTGCCGCCGGTATTGTCTTAACCGGTGGTACGTCGAAGATGGAAGGTGTTATTGAACTGGCGGAGGAAATTTTTCATATGCCCGTTCGTATTGGCGCACCACACGCCATTCGCGGTTTGACTGACATCGTGAATAATCCCATTTATTCCACCGGTGTCGGTTTGTTGATGTATGCAATGAAGCAACAACAGGAGGGCAGGGGAGCTGCGCATCATTCGAGGGAACAGCAGGGTTCGATTATCAGTCGGCTCAAGAAATTATTTCAAAGCAATTTTTAA
- the ftsW gene encoding putative lipid II flippase FtsW: MMTTTRNDLPFNQRIDWTLLSLWLVLMSVGLVMVASASVAFAAANYGDAWYFAKRHGVYMAMGVTVAMVVVSIPMSVWQRYAGYFLLFTLLLLVIVLIPGVGKKVNGSQRWLSLGIISVQVSEIAKFCAVVFFASFFARRYHELHFGWQGFLKPLLVVGLFVVLLLLEPDFGSSVVLSATVFAMMFIAGVRMWHFLLLIGLGVASLGAVAVFSPYRMQRLITFLDPWADQFNTGYQLTQSLIGFGRGEWFGLGLGNSLQKLFFLPEAHTDFIFAIIAEEFGLIGATIIIGLFVALILRIFTIAKNNLAVGKAFAAFAAFGVAILFSFQVFINVGVASGLLPTKGLTLPFISYGGSSLLVSCVLLAFVMRIEWEVRGVSSIYIPPARPLRAAVRPPPIMPEAI, from the coding sequence ATGATGACCACAACCCGCAATGATCTGCCATTTAACCAGCGCATCGATTGGACGCTGCTGAGTTTATGGCTGGTGTTGATGTCAGTCGGGCTGGTGATGGTCGCATCGGCTTCCGTGGCTTTTGCGGCAGCCAATTATGGTGATGCCTGGTATTTCGCCAAACGTCACGGCGTTTATATGGCCATGGGCGTCACCGTGGCGATGGTGGTTGTGTCTATTCCCATGAGTGTATGGCAACGCTACGCGGGTTATTTTTTATTGTTCACCTTGTTGCTGTTGGTGATCGTGCTGATTCCTGGCGTAGGGAAAAAAGTTAACGGCAGTCAACGCTGGCTGAGCCTCGGTATTATTTCAGTGCAAGTGTCGGAGATCGCCAAGTTTTGTGCAGTGGTATTTTTTGCCAGTTTCTTTGCGCGGCGGTATCACGAATTGCATTTCGGCTGGCAAGGTTTTTTGAAACCCTTGCTGGTTGTTGGTTTGTTCGTTGTGTTGTTGTTGCTGGAGCCCGACTTCGGCAGTTCAGTGGTATTGAGCGCAACGGTGTTTGCCATGATGTTCATCGCCGGAGTGCGGATGTGGCACTTTCTGTTGTTGATCGGTTTGGGGGTTGCGAGCCTGGGAGCCGTGGCCGTGTTTTCTCCCTACCGGATGCAGCGCTTGATTACTTTTCTGGACCCTTGGGCGGATCAATTTAATACCGGCTATCAGCTAACGCAATCGCTGATTGGTTTTGGGCGCGGTGAGTGGTTTGGTTTGGGCTTGGGTAACAGTTTACAGAAGCTGTTTTTCCTGCCGGAGGCTCATACCGATTTTATCTTTGCCATCATCGCGGAAGAATTCGGTTTGATTGGGGCGACGATTATTATCGGATTGTTTGTTGCGTTGATACTACGCATCTTCACCATCGCAAAAAATAATCTGGCGGTGGGTAAAGCCTTTGCTGCCTTTGCTGCCTTCGGTGTCGCTATCCTGTTTTCGTTCCAGGTGTTTATCAATGTCGGTGTCGCTTCCGGATTATTGCCAACTAAAGGGTTAACGCTGCCGTTTATCAGTTACGGTGGAAGCAGTTTGTTAGTCAGCTGTGTGTTGCTGGCCTTTGTCATGCGTATTGAGTGGGAAGTGCGTGGAGTGAGTTCGATTTACATCCCGCCTGCGCGCCCCTTGCGCGCTGCTGTTCGTCCGCCACCGATAATGCCGGAGGCGATATGA
- the mraY gene encoding phospho-N-acetylmuramoyl-pentapeptide-transferase, with the protein MLYWLAEYLQEYVRGFAVFQYLTLRAILGVLTALGISLLLGPWVIKRLNAMRIGQAVRTDGPQSHLSKSGTPTMGGALILSAIFISALLWSDLSNRYVWVVIIVTAIFGAVGWVDDYRKVAKRDSRGLPARWKYLWQSIAGFGAAVFLFYTAASPVETQLFIPFFKNVAIDLGLFYIVLTYFVIVGSSNAVNLTDGLDGLAIMPSVMVAAALGVIAYLSGNVKFAQYLQIAYVAGAGELVVFCCALVGAGLGFLWFNTYPAQVFMGDVGALALGAALGVIAVVIRHEIVLFIMGGIFVLETVSVILQVASFKLTGRRIFRMAPIHHHFELKGWPEPRVIVRFWIITVILVLIGLATLKLR; encoded by the coding sequence ATGCTGTATTGGCTCGCAGAATACTTACAAGAATATGTGCGCGGTTTTGCAGTGTTTCAATACCTCACCCTGCGCGCGATCCTGGGCGTGTTAACAGCGTTGGGAATTTCGCTGTTGTTGGGGCCTTGGGTGATTAAACGTTTGAACGCTATGCGCATCGGCCAAGCGGTACGGACAGACGGGCCGCAATCGCATTTGAGTAAATCCGGTACGCCGACCATGGGTGGGGCACTGATTCTGAGCGCGATTTTTATCAGCGCATTGTTGTGGTCGGATTTAAGTAATCGCTACGTGTGGGTGGTCATCATCGTCACTGCAATTTTTGGTGCGGTGGGTTGGGTAGATGATTATCGCAAGGTGGCCAAGCGCGACAGTCGCGGTTTGCCGGCGCGTTGGAAATATTTATGGCAATCCATCGCCGGCTTTGGTGCCGCGGTATTTTTGTTTTACACCGCCGCCAGTCCGGTGGAAACACAATTGTTTATCCCATTCTTTAAAAACGTCGCCATCGATCTGGGTTTGTTTTACATCGTGCTGACGTACTTTGTGATTGTGGGTTCGAGTAATGCGGTGAATTTAACGGACGGTCTCGACGGCCTGGCCATTATGCCCAGCGTTATGGTGGCGGCCGCACTGGGAGTGATTGCGTATCTGTCGGGGAATGTGAAGTTTGCCCAGTATTTGCAAATTGCCTACGTGGCCGGCGCCGGTGAATTAGTGGTTTTCTGTTGTGCATTGGTTGGTGCGGGTTTGGGTTTTCTCTGGTTCAACACTTATCCCGCACAGGTATTTATGGGCGATGTGGGCGCGTTGGCATTGGGCGCCGCACTGGGCGTGATTGCTGTGGTCATCCGTCATGAAATCGTGTTGTTCATTATGGGCGGCATCTTTGTGTTGGAAACCGTCTCGGTGATTCTACAGGTGGCGTCATTCAAGTTGACCGGTCGGCGAATATTTCGCATGGCACCCATCCATCACCATTTTGAATTAAAAGGTTGGCCTGAGCCGCGTGTCATCGTTCGTTTCTGGATCATTACGGTGATCCTGGTGTTGATCGGCCTGGCTACTTTAAAACTGCGTTAA
- a CDS encoding D-alanine--D-alanine ligase has translation MQSIHLPIDEALKNRLGRVGVLFGGQSAEREISLQSGTAVINALKEAGIDPVVIDVGENAISDIQAAKLDRAFIALHGPGGEDGRIQAVLEYLKIPYTGSDVQSSALAMDKLRSKQLWRGVGLSTPDFAVLQAHTDWAAVLDNLGGEVMVKPAHEGSSIGMSRVQSATELQAAYQNAAQYDGSVLVERLITGGEYTVAILDGKALAPIKLETDHRFYDFDAKYLAEDTRYLCPCGLSETKEKELRELALNAFSALGCRGWGRVDVMADSAQNFYLLEVNTVPGMTSHSLVPMAAKAEGLSFAQLVIAVLLASL, from the coding sequence ATGCAATCCATACACTTGCCGATTGATGAGGCCTTAAAAAACCGCTTGGGTCGTGTGGGCGTTTTGTTCGGTGGACAATCGGCAGAGCGTGAAATTTCCTTGCAAAGCGGTACGGCCGTTATCAATGCATTGAAAGAAGCAGGTATTGATCCGGTGGTGATTGATGTTGGCGAGAATGCAATCAGCGATATACAAGCGGCAAAGCTGGATCGCGCGTTTATCGCGCTGCATGGCCCCGGTGGTGAAGACGGACGAATTCAGGCGGTGTTGGAATATTTAAAAATTCCGTATACCGGCAGTGACGTACAGTCATCGGCACTGGCAATGGATAAATTGCGCAGTAAACAATTGTGGCGTGGTGTCGGATTATCCACGCCGGATTTCGCTGTGTTGCAGGCACATACCGATTGGGCAGCCGTGCTGGATAATCTGGGTGGCGAAGTCATGGTGAAGCCAGCCCACGAAGGTTCCAGTATCGGTATGTCGCGTGTGCAATCAGCGACGGAGCTGCAAGCGGCTTATCAAAATGCCGCGCAATACGACGGCAGTGTGTTGGTTGAACGTTTGATCACCGGTGGCGAGTACACCGTGGCGATTCTGGACGGCAAAGCCCTGGCGCCAATTAAACTGGAAACTGACCACCGCTTTTATGATTTTGATGCGAAATATCTTGCGGAAGATACGCGCTACCTCTGCCCGTGCGGCTTGAGTGAGACGAAAGAAAAAGAGCTGCGTGAATTAGCGTTAAATGCCTTCAGCGCGCTCGGTTGTCGCGGTTGGGGTCGCGTGGATGTCATGGCCGATTCGGCACAGAATTTTTATTTGTTGGAAGTGAATACCGTGCCCGGCATGACCAGCCACAGCTTGGTACCCATGGCTGCAAAAGCAGAAGGTTTATCTTTTGCGCAATTGGTCATCGCTGTATTGCTGGCCAGTTTGTAA
- the murD gene encoding UDP-N-acetylmuramoyl-L-alanine--D-glutamate ligase: MIATSKVKAIIGTGVTGLSVARFLAKQGQAFVLLDTRAQPPNLAQIKKEFPHVLVETGELKTETLLLADEIIASPGVAVATPAIAEARAVGIPVVGDIELFVRYARAPIVAITGSNAKSTVTTLVGEMAAQAGLKVAVGGNLGTPALDLLRDDIELYVMELSSFQLETVSKLNAKVATILNISADHLDRYPSMQAYHAAKLRVYFGAEKIVVNRNDVLTHPPLATGVKPITFGGGAEFNNFGIIQEQDEDYLAWQFQPLMPVSQLKIRGKHNVDNALAALALGQAAGLPLPAMVETLKTFAGLPHRCEWVTAIKGVEFFNDSKGTNIGATVAAIKGLARPPAKLVLIAGGDGKGANFAELAPAIDDQVRAVVLIGRDAPQIAAAIEGKSKIIFATSMTDAVSKSFEHAHAGDAVLLSPACASFDMFKNYVDRGQQFCVAVRELAS, encoded by the coding sequence ATGATCGCCACAAGCAAAGTCAAAGCCATCATCGGCACCGGTGTGACCGGCCTGTCGGTGGCTCGCTTTTTGGCGAAGCAGGGGCAAGCATTTGTATTACTGGATACTCGCGCACAACCACCAAACCTGGCGCAGATTAAAAAAGAATTTCCCCATGTGTTGGTTGAGACCGGCGAGTTAAAAACCGAAACCTTATTGCTGGCGGATGAAATTATTGCGAGCCCCGGTGTTGCCGTGGCAACACCGGCAATTGCCGAAGCCAGGGCGGTGGGTATTCCGGTGGTGGGTGATATTGAGTTATTTGTGCGTTATGCGCGCGCACCCATCGTGGCGATTACTGGTTCCAATGCTAAAAGCACGGTAACAACGCTGGTGGGTGAAATGGCCGCTCAAGCCGGGCTGAAAGTTGCCGTGGGTGGCAATCTGGGTACGCCGGCGTTGGATTTATTGCGTGATGATATTGAGTTGTATGTGATGGAGCTCTCCAGTTTTCAACTGGAGACCGTGTCCAAACTCAACGCCAAAGTGGCGACGATTTTAAATATCAGTGCCGATCACCTGGACCGTTACCCCAGCATGCAGGCGTACCATGCGGCGAAACTGCGGGTGTATTTCGGTGCAGAAAAAATTGTTGTTAATCGCAATGATGTCCTGACTCATCCGCCGCTGGCGACCGGCGTAAAGCCGATCACCTTTGGTGGCGGGGCGGAGTTCAATAATTTCGGCATTATTCAAGAGCAAGATGAAGATTATCTGGCATGGCAATTCCAACCCTTGATGCCGGTAAGCCAATTGAAAATCCGTGGCAAGCACAATGTCGATAATGCCCTGGCTGCACTGGCACTGGGGCAGGCCGCAGGCTTGCCATTGCCAGCCATGGTCGAGACCCTGAAAACGTTTGCCGGGTTGCCGCATCGTTGTGAATGGGTCACCGCTATTAAAGGTGTGGAATTTTTTAATGATTCCAAAGGCACCAATATCGGTGCAACAGTGGCCGCCATCAAAGGGCTTGCTCGCCCGCCCGCAAAACTGGTGTTGATTGCTGGTGGCGATGGAAAAGGTGCAAATTTTGCCGAGTTGGCTCCGGCTATTGATGATCAGGTTCGCGCCGTCGTGTTGATTGGTCGTGATGCGCCACAAATTGCGGCGGCCATTGAGGGTAAAAGCAAAATAATTTTTGCAACGAGCATGACCGACGCGGTGAGTAAAAGTTTTGAGCATGCTCATGCTGGTGATGCAGTGTTGTTGTCACCTGCCTGTGCAAGTTTCGATATGTTCAAGAATTATGTAGATCGTGGACAACAGTTCTGTGTAGCCGTGCGGGAGTTGGCATCATGA
- a CDS encoding cell division protein FtsQ/DivIB: MNDSSVNGRRRSKRAEGLNTKVPSYGGARLGDNNNDNAGRWSRRLVGLVLIVGALGLALYFVAEPVAELVDRPLASVMVEGDFHYISKERAMALISAEINEDFLQLDLMRMKTALESEPWVEHAALARRWPDALEVRITEEQPIARWGTDGFLNQRGELVQVDNIDALAALPLLQGNAADASKIMQQYQDLSQLLRSRGLDVIELKCDSKKSWRLMLKGDVEVAIGRDQVMEKMRRFMTVYDQHLSEVWQDVTAIDVRYTNGVAVQWSPDSEAKKNYIKSM; encoded by the coding sequence ATGAACGACAGCAGTGTCAATGGCAGGCGGCGCAGTAAACGAGCAGAGGGACTGAATACCAAGGTTCCCAGCTACGGCGGTGCCCGTTTGGGCGACAACAACAATGACAATGCCGGTCGTTGGTCAAGACGTTTAGTGGGATTGGTTTTGATAGTCGGAGCGCTGGGATTAGCGCTGTATTTTGTCGCTGAGCCTGTGGCGGAACTGGTTGATCGACCGCTGGCCAGCGTGATGGTGGAGGGTGACTTTCATTACATCAGCAAGGAGCGAGCTATGGCGTTAATCAGTGCAGAGATCAATGAAGATTTTTTGCAGCTGGATTTAATGCGCATGAAAACGGCATTGGAAAGTGAACCCTGGGTTGAGCACGCCGCCCTGGCGCGACGTTGGCCCGATGCGCTGGAAGTACGCATCACCGAGGAGCAGCCAATTGCGCGATGGGGTACAGACGGTTTTTTAAACCAGCGCGGCGAGTTGGTGCAGGTTGACAATATTGATGCATTGGCGGCGTTACCCTTATTGCAAGGCAACGCCGCTGATGCCAGCAAGATTATGCAGCAATATCAGGATTTATCGCAGTTGTTGCGCTCGCGTGGTCTGGACGTTATCGAGTTGAAGTGTGATAGCAAAAAGTCCTGGCGATTGATGTTGAAAGGTGATGTGGAAGTGGCCATTGGTCGGGATCAGGTGATGGAAAAAATGCGCCGCTTTATGACGGTCTACGACCAACACCTGAGCGAGGTCTGGCAAGACGTTACAGCAATTGATGTGCGCTATACCAACGGCGTTGCGGTGCAATGGTCGCCGGATTCAGAAGCGAAAAAAAATTACATTAAATCGATGTGA